The sequence CCTTTTGGAACAGTTTGTTTTTTTAATGGGGAACATTTTTGAAGATTTTTTTCATAATAGATACTATTAGTTGGGGTTAAGTGTTTCCATATGTAGTTAACATCATATATTATCGCTTTCGCTCTTTCTCCCTTTACTTATTAGAATGTATCGAATTAATCAAACTTCAACAACTTTTGTACTTATTTTGTTGACACAACAACTTATAACGTGCAACGTGACAAATGGTACTAATAAAAGTACAATAAATCACATACAAAAGTAAAGACAACTTACTTGACATTTAAGTGCAACCTCAAGTGCTTTCACGATTTGCGTCATCAATGGACGTTCTTCACGGTTTCTATGTAAACACTGATAAGCTATTTCCGTAAAGACTTTCAATGAACCCGGTTGTATTTCCTCTTTTATACTATCATGTACTAACTCATTTACCACATTATTTTCATAGGCTTGTCTCACTAATCCAATTAAAGGCTTACGTTTGTTGTTACCAAAACACAACCTCCCACATAACACCTCAAACAAAACCACACCAAAAGAGTAAACATCCGACTCTTTCGTTAAAAAACCTAACTCTGCGTACAGAGGATCACAATAACCAAATGTTCCTACGGCATCAGAGACGAGATATGTGAATAGTTGATTCGCAGGACCAAATTTAGAGAGGCCGAAATCAGAGATTTTAGCATTCCAATTTTCGTCTAATAAAATATTAGAACTCTTAATATCACGATGCAATACTCTAAGTTGCGTCTCAGAAGGAGCATGAAGATACTCTAGTCCACGAGCCGCCCCTATGCATATATTAAGGCGTCGAACCCAAGTTAAATCATCGTTGTCTAGATGCAAGTCAAGACTTCTTTTAGATGCGTACTCGTACGCAAGGATCTTTTCATTTTGATCGTCACAATACCCTAGAAGAGAGATGATATTCTCATGTTTATAAAACGAAAGCATCATTATTTCTTTCCAAAATTCGGGGTCTCCTTGACCAAATGCACGAATTAGACGCTTCCAAGCAACCGTCATCTCGCCCTTGGAACTGTCCACAATTTTGCCTTGATAAACCTTCCCAAATCCACCTTTTCCGATACAATTTTCATCAGCGAAGTTGTTGGTTGCTGAGTTTATGACTTGTAGTTGTATTTTGAGATGTTGAAATTGCTTCAAGTGGGCCATAATTTTGGTCCACCGGTGACTAGATAACACAAAACACGAAGTATGAGCTCCTCTGTTTTATTAATGAAGATGTTGATTGTAAAACGACATTAACAAATGTATGTGTTTGTTTAATTTATCTCTCGCTTTCACATACTAGACTTCTTATTTTTTTTTAGTTAATTTAACTAATTTGCTTTGATAATTCAACGATTCTATCCATTCTATATATTATTTGTTGCTAGGTTGCCGATTAACACTattcactagtaataataatataattgtagttCTCTCTAGTTCCATTCTCACAACGACTTTGAAGATTTCAAACGTTTCATCACCGATTACGTGTCTAATGTTTCCTTTTCTATTACCATGTACTATTTTTAAGAATTCAGTGACTTAATTTGACCCAAAAAAAATCTAGAATGATATGATAAGATGTgttcagtggcggaacttgaacccgaatACAGATGGGTCGAgtgtaaaaattaaataaatttttcATCGTCATgaggggtaaacactaaaaaaaccttagttttttagtaattttttttttttagtgtaaaaattttttcCCGTGAAATCCAGGTGGCGCGAATACCCCTTTTGGGTTATACTAAGTAGCGCCACTGGATGTGTTATCGAAGCGAATATTTTCACACCCCACATCTCCAGTTTACTGATAAGTCATCGGCGTTAAGAAAACGAATTATGAATACAAGAAATCTATATGGCAActctgacgatcgctccaaatccacttggacgaatacgtcattcatcgatttcattgcgaggtatttgacctctatatgatacgttttataaacattgcattcttttgaaaaggtacaccataaatgaatatttaaatccaaggtcttCGACATCTTATGATTTCTacttatagacaatcaccgtaaataatagtttacaataatacatctgttgacaatgcagtcgaaATAGATACataatgatggttttgtgaatgcaacgttttcttgaataaagcatgtatgactccatgcacaaagtttgtctaacatataagcaaacagcggaagacttcaaggaacctgagaataaacatgcttgaaagtgtcaacacaaaggttggtgagttcatagttttaatgtttcgcataatctgtatataaaggtggatcacaagatttcagttgtttcatccagaaacgtttatcaaaatattctacaaaattgagcaccctggtaactaaacttaacgtatatataatttataccctttgtataatcatcttaataatacacgcaaaccaacgtgtacgcttctcaaatatcatacgtccgttaaaaggctagtgctctagctcggacggggatatcaagccctatggatccatatactactactcgcgctcaccaattcttataaccggcagttactagttaccaaagctaagggattttcagttcaaactcggtgtagaatttagtatgtacttgtatccattgcgtttaaaaataaagtgcatgtattctcagcccaaaaatatagattgcaaaagcaattaaaaagggagcaaatgaaactcacattagcagcatataaagtcgttcaccaaaatgtgactgaaactcggattaccaaataaccgtagatctcaacctagagaacatatgttggtcaataaatgtctttcaagctaggtcaagtcatagtgtatcacaatcctaatgctcgagatcgacatacaagagTTATCAAAagtcaatttcaaaaagtcaatctgactcaataca comes from Rutidosis leptorrhynchoides isolate AG116_Rl617_1_P2 chromosome 4, CSIRO_AGI_Rlap_v1, whole genome shotgun sequence and encodes:
- the LOC139843598 gene encoding uncharacterized protein, whose protein sequence is MAHLKQFQHLKIQLQVINSATNNFADENCIGKGGFGKVYQGKIVDSSKGEMTVAWKRLIRAFGQGDPEFWKEIMMLSFYKHENIISLLGYCDDQNEKILAYEYASKRSLDLHLDNDDLTWVRRLNICIGAARGLEYLHAPSETQLRVLHRDIKSSNILLDENWNAKISDFGLSKFGPANQLFTYLVSDAVGTFGYCDPLYAELGFLTKESDVYSFGVVLFEVLCGRLCFGNNKRKPLIGLVRQAYENNVVNELVHDSIKEEIQPGSLKVFTEIAYQCLHRNREERPLMTQIVKALEVALKCQSGRKFGILKVKVIRALNLKRMNFLTSTMPYVILKLTQSSLQCAKKTSVKDTTTPEWNEEFTLYVEDLDFQCLHISVMNATSVKKHDMIGENFLSLTNLSSEHQDYRDLHIFGMSYISMGMNYINMGTNYSIMGNLIIEMAYQPYAVDLIPTQIELNSAIQNELVRGGGMLIVIIHEARSLQGKYYINPRVWVLFGRELRKTVTMMNNKDPIWEEVFTFILKQPPMDETLHLKVTNTPWIEPIQRTESIADIDLSLAEVVNHKRIIHTYKLQRGMSQLDVELQWRTND